A genomic window from Halodesulfovibrio sp. includes:
- the hmcC gene encoding sulfate respiration complex protein HmcC, with protein sequence MSHDQKKFWHAGNILTAIILAGGLVLTFLRFYKGIGAVSNLDDNNPWGLWIGFDLMCGVALAAGGYVTSASCYLFGMKHYHSAVRPAITTAFLGYFFVVVALLYDLGHPWRLPYPLVYSQGTTSLLFEVGLCVSLYVSVLFIEWSPAAFEWLGMRKLRSIALKLTLPLTIMGVVLSTMHQSSLGALFLIAPGKLHPLWYSSFMPVFFFISSMVAGTSMVIFEGTLAHKGLHRMMDETHLKEANGVAFGFAKAASFILAGYFFIKLFDITMDNDWKYLATGYGAIFLVEMFGFVLLPSFLYAIGVREKNLKIVRIASVLGVLGIVVNRFNVSMVAFNWQLPAAERYFPSLMEVGISIFVVTLIVTTYRFITTRMPVLFEHPEYKDAH encoded by the coding sequence ATGAGTCACGATCAGAAAAAATTCTGGCACGCCGGAAACATTCTCACTGCTATCATCCTTGCTGGCGGTCTGGTACTTACTTTCCTGCGTTTCTATAAAGGTATCGGCGCTGTATCCAACCTTGACGACAACAACCCTTGGGGTCTGTGGATCGGCTTCGACCTTATGTGTGGTGTAGCATTGGCTGCCGGTGGTTACGTAACTTCCGCATCCTGCTACCTGTTCGGCATGAAGCACTACCATTCCGCAGTGCGTCCTGCTATCACAACCGCTTTTCTTGGCTACTTCTTCGTAGTTGTAGCTCTCCTGTACGATCTGGGTCACCCATGGAGACTCCCGTACCCGCTGGTATACTCTCAGGGCACAACCTCCCTGCTTTTCGAAGTAGGCTTGTGTGTATCCCTGTATGTATCAGTTCTCTTTATTGAGTGGTCTCCAGCAGCATTCGAATGGCTCGGCATGCGTAAGCTTCGCAGCATTGCACTCAAGCTTACTCTGCCTCTCACCATTATGGGTGTTGTACTTTCCACTATGCACCAGAGCTCTCTCGGCGCACTGTTCCTTATTGCACCGGGTAAACTGCATCCGCTTTGGTACTCCAGCTTTATGCCTGTGTTCTTCTTCATCTCCTCCATGGTGGCTGGTACATCCATGGTTATTTTTGAAGGCACACTGGCGCATAAAGGTCTGCACCGCATGATGGATGAAACACACCTTAAAGAAGCTAACGGCGTAGCATTCGGCTTTGCAAAAGCTGCCTCCTTCATTCTTGCCGGTTACTTCTTCATTAAGCTGTTCGACATCACAATGGACAACGACTGGAAATACCTCGCCACCGGTTACGGTGCAATCTTCCTTGTTGAAATGTTCGGTTTTGTACTGCTTCCTTCTTTCCTCTACGCAATCGGCGTACGTGAAAAGAACCTGAAGATTGTACGCATTGCATCCGTGCTTGGCGTACTCGGTATTGTTGTAAACCGCTTCAACGTGAGCATGGTTGCGTTCAACTGGCAGCTTCCTGCTGCTGAACGTTACTTCCCAAGCCTCATGGAAGTCGGCATTTCTATTTTTGTTGTAACTCTTATCGTTACTACATACCGCTTCATCACTACCCGGATGCCAGTTCTTTTCGAACATCCGGAGTACAAAGACGCTCATTAG
- the hmcD gene encoding sulfate respiration complex protein HmcD — METIYTLHDFMLHTKTITYVLMGVALVSFVGYWTFLSGRDEKMRKY; from the coding sequence ATGGAAACAATCTATACTCTCCACGACTTCATGCTTCACACCAAAACCATCACATACGTGCTGATGGGTGTGGCTCTGGTCAGCTTTGTCGGTTACTGGACGTTCCTGTCCGGCAGAGACGAAAAAATGAGAAAGTACTAG
- a CDS encoding response regulator produces MRKRILVIEDDPNVLEYMINFLQAGDYDAVGAQNGHTALDIAAGTPFDLITLNMEMRHDSGAVVYKKLASGNYNSETPFIFVGGPKEIHQAIPNAVATVNKPFDPDRMLNIIRQTLGE; encoded by the coding sequence ATGAGAAAACGTATCCTTGTTATTGAGGATGATCCCAATGTCCTCGAGTACATGATCAATTTCCTACAGGCTGGTGATTACGATGCTGTGGGTGCACAAAACGGTCATACAGCCCTTGATATTGCAGCGGGAACTCCTTTTGATCTGATTACTCTGAATATGGAAATGCGCCACGATTCCGGCGCAGTAGTCTATAAAAAGTTGGCTTCCGGCAATTACAATAGCGAAACACCGTTCATTTTTGTGGGTGGTCCAAAAGAAATTCATCAAGCCATTCCTAATGCTGTGGCAACAGTAAACAAGCCCTTTGATCCCGACCGGATGCTCAACATCATCCGGCAGACTCTCGGCGAATAG
- the hmcF gene encoding sulfate respiration complex iron-sulfur protein HmcF: MPQGTFCNTTPISTEEELKALLGDKGGAQYYAEMEELDVDTDALAAMLEKTCQSRIRTWLEICAHCGMCADSCFLYRVNDRDPKQVPAYKIQSTLGELVKKKGKVTNEFMRHCVDVAWSQCTCCNRCGMYCPHGIDMGVMFSYLRGVLNSQGFVPWEMKIGSGMHRVYNAQMDVTTEDWIDTCEWMADEYGEEWPGLEIPVDKEDADIMYTLNAREPKHYPEDLAEAAILFHLAGENWTVPSVGWEQTSLAMFAGDWAACKMQVESVYKAIERLRPKRVIGTECGHAHRATVIEGPYWAGREDGLPPAPYIHYVEWVAEALRTGKIKIDPEKKIKEPVTLQDSCNYVRNHGLAKATREIMSYIAEDFREMGPKREHNYCCGGGGGFNGIGKYRKERNKALQTKRDQILATGCKLVIAPCHNCWDAIRDLEEEYEIGIRWSFLKPLLIKMAIVPDHLKLPEE; encoded by the coding sequence ATGCCTCAAGGTACTTTTTGTAACACCACACCAATCAGCACCGAAGAAGAGCTTAAAGCTCTGCTCGGTGATAAAGGTGGTGCACAATACTACGCTGAGATGGAAGAGCTGGACGTTGATACCGACGCCCTTGCTGCTATGCTCGAAAAAACCTGTCAGTCCCGTATTCGTACGTGGCTCGAAATATGTGCCCACTGCGGCATGTGTGCAGACTCCTGCTTCCTGTACCGTGTAAACGATCGCGATCCAAAACAGGTTCCTGCATACAAAATCCAGTCTACCCTTGGTGAACTGGTTAAGAAAAAAGGCAAAGTGACTAACGAGTTTATGCGTCATTGCGTAGACGTTGCATGGTCACAGTGCACATGTTGTAACCGCTGTGGCATGTACTGTCCGCACGGCATCGATATGGGTGTCATGTTCAGCTACTTGCGCGGCGTTCTCAACTCTCAGGGTTTTGTACCTTGGGAAATGAAAATCGGTTCCGGCATGCACCGCGTGTACAACGCTCAGATGGACGTTACCACTGAGGACTGGATTGATACATGTGAATGGATGGCGGACGAATACGGCGAAGAGTGGCCGGGTCTTGAGATTCCTGTTGATAAGGAAGATGCGGACATCATGTACACTCTTAACGCTCGTGAGCCTAAACACTATCCGGAAGATCTTGCAGAAGCTGCTATCCTGTTCCACCTCGCTGGTGAAAACTGGACTGTACCAAGTGTAGGCTGGGAGCAAACCTCCCTTGCTATGTTTGCCGGTGACTGGGCAGCATGTAAAATGCAGGTTGAATCTGTATACAAAGCAATTGAACGCCTCCGTCCAAAACGTGTTATCGGCACCGAGTGCGGTCACGCACACCGTGCAACCGTAATCGAAGGTCCTTACTGGGCTGGTCGTGAAGACGGTCTGCCGCCTGCACCGTACATTCACTATGTTGAATGGGTTGCAGAAGCGCTGCGCACAGGCAAGATCAAGATTGATCCAGAAAAGAAAATTAAAGAACCTGTTACACTTCAGGATTCCTGTAACTACGTGCGTAACCACGGTTTAGCTAAAGCTACCCGTGAAATCATGAGTTACATTGCTGAAGACTTCCGCGAAATGGGTCCTAAGCGCGAACACAACTACTGCTGTGGCGGTGGTGGCGGCTTCAACGGTATTGGTAAATACCGTAAAGAACGTAACAAAGCGCTTCAGACTAAACGCGATCAGATTCTTGCAACTGGCTGTAAGCTTGTTATTGCACCGTGCCATAACTGCTGGGACGCTATCCGCGATCTCGAAGAGGAATACGAAATCGGCATCCGCTGGTCATTCCTCAAACCGTTGCTTATCAAAATGGCTATTGTTCCGGATCACCTTAAGCTTCCAGAAGAATAG
- a CDS encoding RrF2 family transcriptional regulator, producing the protein MKFTTRSRYATRMLLDIAMNEEDGPVSIKDVAMRQEISIKYLEKLMRDLKKEGYLNSILGAKGGYHLARNPSQIRLGELVQALEKTEPCYGCDEQHSCCPRIHVCLTRTMWEEASKAMYQKLNQFSLADLIRDTSLCPKNQPDSVPSRA; encoded by the coding sequence ATGAAATTTACCACACGAAGCCGTTATGCAACCCGCATGCTTCTCGATATCGCAATGAACGAAGAAGATGGTCCTGTCTCTATTAAAGATGTAGCTATGCGACAGGAAATCTCCATCAAGTATCTAGAAAAGCTCATGCGTGACTTAAAAAAAGAAGGCTACCTTAACAGCATATTGGGTGCTAAAGGCGGCTACCATCTTGCGCGCAATCCTTCACAGATACGTTTGGGTGAGCTTGTACAGGCTCTGGAAAAAACAGAGCCATGTTACGGGTGTGACGAACAACACTCCTGCTGCCCGCGCATTCATGTATGTCTCACACGCACAATGTGGGAAGAAGCCTCAAAGGCTATGTACCAGAAGCTAAACCAGTTTTCACTGGCAGACCTTATCCGCGATACTTCATTGTGCCCTAAAAACCAGCCGGACTCTGTTCCCTCGCGGGCATAA
- the hmcB gene encoding sulfate respiration complex iron-sulfur protein HmcB → MHRRKFLSLLGGAGIASTLGTTKAKAASNASFDGYPDAMGVLHDSTRCIGCRKCEEGCNTVNKLPKPEKRFDDLSVLDTKRRTSATVHTVVNKYNVAGLDHPIFRKQQCNHCMEPACASACFVKAFTKNPDGSVTYNGDVCVGCRYCMIACPYSVPTFEYDDPLDPLIQKCTMCHPLIKEGKLPGCVQACPKEALTFGKRSDLIEIARERIRKHPDRYVKKIYGETEAGGTNWLYLAPVKHTELGQPVVGKKSAPELTAGALGAVPMVVGIWPVLLTGAYAISKRKEKIAADDQKAAVAQAVSETQSAADDKLKAAMDKAAKDKAAAVERETKKAVAKAEKEFEEKLAALQNPESEEVDESSKPEGDA, encoded by the coding sequence ATGCATCGCAGAAAATTCCTAAGCCTGCTTGGCGGCGCCGGTATTGCTTCCACCTTGGGAACTACTAAGGCGAAGGCTGCCAGCAACGCTTCATTTGACGGATACCCGGACGCAATGGGCGTCCTTCACGACAGCACCCGCTGTATCGGTTGCCGTAAATGTGAAGAGGGATGTAACACTGTAAATAAACTTCCAAAACCTGAGAAACGCTTCGACGACCTCTCTGTTTTGGATACAAAACGCAGAACATCCGCCACCGTGCACACTGTAGTGAACAAGTACAATGTTGCCGGTCTGGATCACCCTATTTTCCGTAAACAGCAGTGTAACCACTGCATGGAACCAGCATGTGCATCCGCATGTTTTGTTAAAGCGTTCACCAAAAACCCAGACGGCTCCGTTACTTACAACGGCGACGTTTGTGTTGGTTGCCGCTACTGCATGATCGCATGCCCGTACTCTGTTCCTACTTTTGAATACGATGATCCATTAGATCCACTCATTCAAAAATGTACTATGTGTCACCCGCTTATTAAAGAAGGCAAACTTCCGGGCTGTGTTCAGGCATGTCCTAAAGAAGCTCTCACCTTCGGCAAGCGTTCTGACCTTATTGAAATCGCACGCGAGCGCATCCGCAAGCATCCTGACCGCTACGTAAAGAAAATTTACGGCGAAACAGAAGCTGGCGGAACCAACTGGCTCTACCTTGCTCCAGTAAAACACACTGAACTTGGTCAGCCTGTTGTCGGTAAAAAATCCGCTCCGGAGCTTACCGCTGGTGCTCTCGGCGCTGTTCCTATGGTAGTAGGCATCTGGCCTGTACTGCTTACCGGTGCATACGCAATCAGCAAGCGTAAAGAAAAAATCGCTGCTGACGACCAGAAAGCCGCTGTAGCACAGGCTGTTTCTGAAACTCAGTCCGCTGCTGACGACAAGCTTAAAGCTGCAATGGATAAAGCTGCTAAAGATAAAGCTGCTGCCGTTGAACGCGAAACAAAGAAAGCTGTCGCTAAAGCTGAAAAAGAGTTTGAAGAAAAGCTTGCTGCACTCCAGAACCCTGAGAGCGAAGAAGTAGACGAAAGCTCCAAGCCTGAGGGAGATGCATAA
- the hmcE gene encoding sulfate respiration complex protein HmcE translates to MIAFLTGPMLWISLLVFFGGLTVRAVLYVRGLNWQLDRVAYKPHMNLGLRGAIHSIRCWLIPGGTYGWRQQPFMATGFFLFHIGAILLPLFLIGHQELLKMAFGFSLPTLPSSVADALTVLAIIGGFMLAIRRIALPEVRILTTPYDWFILGISVAPFVTGFIARLHLGNYDFWLTCHIITGEAVLLLAPFTKLSHIVLFFMSRGQLGMDYNIKRGGAKRETAFPW, encoded by the coding sequence ATGATAGCTTTTCTTACCGGACCAATGCTGTGGATATCACTGCTGGTATTCTTTGGCGGTCTTACAGTTCGCGCCGTGCTGTACGTGCGCGGTCTTAACTGGCAGCTTGACCGTGTTGCATATAAACCGCATATGAACCTCGGTCTTCGCGGTGCTATTCACTCCATCCGTTGCTGGCTCATTCCGGGCGGCACATACGGCTGGCGTCAGCAGCCATTTATGGCAACAGGCTTTTTCCTGTTCCACATTGGCGCAATCCTGCTTCCGCTTTTCCTGATCGGTCATCAGGAACTTCTTAAAATGGCATTTGGTTTCAGCCTGCCGACCTTACCGTCCAGCGTTGCAGATGCACTTACAGTTCTTGCAATCATCGGTGGCTTTATGCTTGCTATCCGTCGTATTGCGCTTCCTGAAGTACGTATTCTTACAACTCCATACGATTGGTTTATCCTCGGCATTTCAGTAGCACCGTTCGTAACAGGCTTTATTGCCCGTCTGCATCTCGGTAACTATGATTTCTGGCTTACTTGCCACATCATTACCGGCGAAGCTGTGCTGCTTCTGGCACCATTCACCAAGCTGTCCCACATCGTACTGTTCTTCATGTCCCGTGGTCAGCTCGGCATGGATTACAATATCAAGCGCGGTGGCGCTAAACGCGAAACCGCATTCCCGTGGTAA
- a CDS encoding ribosome maturation factor, with the protein MTGNGLYQQIKDIITPLVEDAELTLWGFELASGQRMVVRIYVEGADGVTIDQCAKLSRHIGLTLEVEDVLSDAYTLEVSSPGLERPFFTAEQVSRYVGKPVALVLRDPHDDFPGRRKFQGEVKSVTDNTIVLTLPNDEGDLTIDWNDLKKAHLVHIFPDTSKGKKKK; encoded by the coding sequence ATGACCGGAAACGGACTGTACCAGCAGATCAAAGATATAATTACCCCACTCGTCGAAGACGCAGAGCTTACCCTTTGGGGATTTGAGCTTGCCTCCGGCCAACGTATGGTGGTTCGAATTTATGTAGAGGGCGCTGACGGTGTTACCATCGACCAGTGTGCAAAATTATCCAGACACATCGGCTTGACTCTTGAAGTAGAAGACGTGCTGTCCGATGCGTATACACTGGAAGTTTCTTCCCCCGGCCTTGAACGCCCATTTTTCACCGCAGAGCAGGTATCCAGATATGTTGGAAAACCTGTAGCGCTTGTACTGCGCGATCCTCATGATGATTTTCCGGGACGCCGCAAATTCCAAGGCGAAGTCAAGTCCGTAACAGACAATACTATTGTCCTCACTCTTCCAAATGATGAGGGCGACCTGACTATTGATTGGAATGATCTGAAAAAAGCACACTTGGTACACATTTTTCCTGATACCAGCAAAGGCAAGAAAAAGAAGTAG